From a single Aspergillus puulaauensis MK2 DNA, chromosome 2, nearly complete sequence genomic region:
- a CDS encoding SDR family oxidoreductase (COG:S;~EggNog:ENOG410PNH6;~InterPro:IPR036291): MIESQNNVALVFGASGISGWAVTKNLLSYPSATTFSRVIALTHRPRTVEDSGLPLDPRLELYSGVDLRANLEDVRQQLKSKIPSLDQVTHVYYLAYTNATAYSENVMDIKNLNVGMTFNAVHAVDQLCTSLKFFLLQTGTNNYGVAVFRYMDKIEINPPLREDQPRIPSPWGDEIFYYDQVDLIKTAAKGKQWRWCEVRPDQIVGHVPAVTSMTYVEPIALYLALYRYINGPGAQVKFPGTKKNFVYTFTESSQDIITRAEIFLSVEKPEEANGEGFNIADTDTPGPWSVRWPILAQYFGLEGTGPEEDRWGELDKWWADHQNEYQKMCEEYGLRHRTVDQASWVFVKAGFTLLDRNREMSLDKIRGLGFTEELSIGQGHYLAFDRLAAESIIPARTSLTKGQ; the protein is encoded by the exons ATGATCGAATCCCAGAATAACGTGGCCCTCGTCTTTGGTGCCAGTGGCATCTCCGGGTGGGCAGTGACCAAGAACCTCCTCTCGTATCCCTCTGCGACGACCTTCTCCAGGGTCATTGCATTGACCCATCGCCCACGAACCGTCGAGGACAGCGGCCTGCCCCTGGACCCTCGCCTCGAGCTGTACTCTGGCGTTGACCTGCGTGCAAACCTGGAAGATGTCCGGCAGCAGCTGAAGAGCAAGATTCCCAGCCTGGATCAAGTAACCCACGTGTATTATCTTG CGTACACCAACGCCACAGCGTACTCGGAGAATGTCATGGAcatcaagaacctcaacgTGGGCATGACCTTTAACGCCGTCCATGCGGTTGACCAGCTCTGTACCAGCCTGAAATTCTTTCTCCTGCAAACGGGAACAAAT AACTATGGCGTCGCCGTCTTCCGGTACATGGACAAGATCGAGATCAACCCTCCTCTGAGAGAAGACCAGCCTAGGATCCCCTCTCCATGGGGCGATGAAATCTTCTACTATGACCAGGTCGACCTGATCAAGACGGCTGCAAAGGGGAAACAATGGCGGTGGTGTGAAGTGCGCCCGGACCAGATTGTCG GACACGTCCCCGCTGTTACGAGCATGACCTATGTTGAGCCCATTGCTCTCTACCTCGCCCTATACCGGTACATCAATGGACCGGGGGCGCAGGTGAAGTTCCCCGGCACGAAGAAGAACTTTGTCTATACTTTCACCGAGTCTTCGCAGGACATCATCACTCGGGCTGAAATATTTCTGTCAGTTgagaagcccgaggaagCCAACGGGGAGGGCTTCAACATTGCCGATACCGACACACCCGGGCCATGGTCCGTCAGATGGCCGATTCTGGCCCAATACTTTGGGCTAGAGGGTACAGGCCCTGAGGAGGACAGATGGGGAGAGCTTGACAAGTGGTGGGCGGACCACCAGAACGAGTATCAGAAGATGTGCGAGGAATATGGCCTCAGACATCGGACGGTGGACCAGGCTTCTTGGGTTTTCGTCAAGGCCGGATTCACGCTGCTGGACAGGAATCGAGAGATGAGCCTCGACAAGATCCGTGGATTGGGCTTCACGGAGGAACTGTCCATCGGCCAGGGCCACTATCTCGCATTTGACCGGCTGGCAGCAGAGAGCATCATTCCGGCCAGAACCAGTTTGACCAAGGGGCAGTAG
- a CDS encoding uncharacterized protein (COG:S;~EggNog:ENOG410PXKE;~TransMembrane:7 (o16-39i51-76o96-116i128-150o183-202i214-234o254-275i)) has protein sequence MGFLTSRELESGSRQASVFGVGGAFVAFISAVIAARVYVRVVMLHALGTDDVLMVIGSILGFGLTAASMAAAYYGVGRHAVDIPDENMVPMLKSIYSTRIVYVLSLGFVKVSLLIFYLRLDHRPYMKWVVYALQFVVVGLTIASVFILAFSCFPPAKFWDLTGEAEGKCMDPNSQQVFYEANGILNIITDICIYLAPIPMLWGVRISRRRKGALFGVFGLGILSIAAGCVRYDFVKKLAHNPDQYYTLADSLNWCSIEIYVAVFCGSAPALSVLVKTYAPALLGSSGPTGNSHGHPSGPGGSYRFSSRPTNRRRLSDTIDLNGSQDNIILGEGRSEGILMKTDIHMEVNDADSTHHNRQDHFRFGK, from the exons ATGGGCTTTCTAACTTCGCGGGAGCTGGAGTCAGGCTCACGACAGGCGTCTGTCTTTGGCGTTGGGGGTGCTTTTGTTGCTTTCATCTCAGCAGTCATTGCGGCTCGAGTCTATGTGCGAGTGGTGATGCTCCACGCGCTGGGAACTGATGATG TCCTGATGGTTATTGGCTCG ATTCTGGGGTTTGGCCTAACTGCAGCGTCCATGGCCG CCGCCTACTATGGAGTCGGAAGGCACG CTGTCGATATCCCCGACGAAAACATGGTGCCAATGCTGAAGAGCATCTACTCCACGCGAATCGTCTACGTGCTCTCTCTCGGATTTGTCAAGGTGTCGCTGCTCATTTTCTACCTCCGTCTAGACCATCGTCCGTACATGAAATGGGTCGTGTACGCCCTCCAGTTCGTCGTTGTCGGATTGACCATTGCCAGTGTCTTCATCctggccttctcctgcttcccACCGGCCAAGTTCTGGGATTTGACTGGAGAGGCCGAGGGTAAATGCATGGACCCCAATTCACAGCAGGTCTTTTACGAGGCAAACGGGATTCTTAATATCATCACCGACATCTGCATTTACCTCGCCCCCATCCCGATGCTCTGGGGTGTGCGCATTTCCAGG AGACGCAAAGGAGCCCTGTTTGGAGTATTCGGCCTCGGTATTCTGTCTATTGCGG CTGGCTGCGTTCGATATGATTTTGTGAAGAAGCTGGCCCATAATCCGGACCAATACTACACTCTGGCAGATTCGCTAAACTGGTGCAGTATCGAGATATACGTTG CGGTCTTCTGTGGATCTGCCCCCGCGCTATCAGTTCTAGTCAAGACATATGCACCGGCACTTCTGGGATCCAGCGGTCCCACAGGCAACAGTCATGGCCATCCCTCTGGCCCTGGTGGATCGTATCGATTCAGCTCACGGCCCACCAACCGGCGCCGGTTGTCAGATACGATTGACTTGAATGGGAGCCAGGacaatattatattaggGGAAGGCCGATCAGAGGGGATCCTGATGAAAACGGACATTCATATGGAGGTTAATGATGCCGATTCGACGCACCACAACCGCCAGGATCATTTCAGGTTTGGGAAATAA
- a CDS encoding agmatine deiminase family protein (COG:E;~EggNog:ENOG410PNM1;~InterPro:IPR007466;~PFAM:PF04371;~SECRETED:SignalP(1-18);~go_function: GO:0004668 - protein-arginine deiminase activity [Evidence IEA];~go_process: GO:0009446 - putrescine biosynthetic process [Evidence IEA]), whose amino-acid sequence MRFLPLQVFCAVTSTVAANSRFYMPDEGNPHEATLMAWPGNNNPNYEDPGSLQRMKAELVDIAKAISDFEPVTMIVSSDQVSDAERELACCGEYGVDIKPTTADDLEPWMRDIAPTFVLSKGSHRDLYGADFNFNGWGGRYPSSSNTDLARYLLDDWYIPRLQSSIVLEGGALDVDGEGTMLATESSILNPNRNKNATRETIERELHRILGVTKVIWVPGVKDKDVTDAHIDALARFSSPGKVVLSRPSPGDPVWTKVYNDTSNILSQATDAKGRALEIVELPDADANDIDRSEPDMVVSYINYLLVNGAVIAPRFGSHKSDAEAKQILQRVFPERKIVQVPLNEIAVNGGGIHCMTQQIPALEK is encoded by the coding sequence ATGCGTTTCTTGCCCCTCCAGGTTTTCTGTGCAGTCACCTCGACAGTGGCTGCAAACAGTCGCTTCTACATGCCTGATGAAGGGAATCCCCACGAGGCAACTCTTATGGCCTGGCCAGGGAACAACAACCCAAACTACGAAGACCCCGGAAGTCTCCAGCGCATGAAGGCCGAGCTGGTCGACATAGCAAAGGCCATCTCTGACTTTGAGCCGGTGACTATGATAGTCAGCTCTGACCAGGTGTCCGACGCCGAACGGGAGCTTGCATGCTGTGGAGAGTACGGCGTCGACATCAAACCCACCACCGCAGACGATCTGGAGCCCTGGATGCGAGACATCGCACCGACATTCGTGCTTAGCAAAGGGTCCCATCGTGACCTCTACGGGGCAGACTTCAACTTCAATGGCTGGGGAGGGCGATATCCGTCGTCCAGCAATACTGATTTGGCGCGCTATCTTCTTGATGACTGGTATATCCCTCGACTACAGTCCTCAATTGTTCTGGAGGGCGGAGCTCTGGATGTCGACGGTGAAGGTACCATGTTAGCAACAGAAAGCTCCATCTTGAACCCAAACCGCAACAAGAACGCGACCCGAGAGACTATCGAGCGGGAACTGCACCGGATCTTGGGCGTTACAAAAGTGATCTGGGTTCCCGGTGTCAAAGACAAGGACGTGACTGATGCTCACATCGATGCCCTCGCCCGCTTCTCCAGCCCTGGCAAGGTCGTGCTGAGTCGTCCGAGTCCGGGGGATCCGGTGTGGACAAAGGTCTACAACGACACCAGCAACATTCTATCCCAGGCTACTGATGCCAAGGGGCGAGCCCTGGAGATTGTGGAACTGCCTGATGCGGATGCCAACGATATCGACAGATCGGAGCCAGACATGGTAGTGAGCTACATCAACTACCTCCTTGTCAATGGCGCTGTCATTGCCCCACGCTTTGGAAGCCATAAATCCGATGCAGAGGCTAAACAGATCCTTCAGAGAGTCTTTCCTGAACGGAAGATTGTCCAGGTCCCCCTGAATGAGATCGCAGTCAACGGTGGTGGCATCCACTGCATGACGCAGCAGATACCGGCATTGGAGAAATAA
- a CDS encoding cytochrome P450 (COG:Q;~EggNog:ENOG410QCZ7;~InterPro:IPR001128,IPR017972,IPR002401,IPR036396;~PFAM:PF00067;~TransMembrane:1 (o12-35i);~go_function: GO:0005506 - iron ion binding [Evidence IEA];~go_function: GO:0016705 - oxidoreductase activity, acting on paired donors, with incorporation or reduction of molecular oxygen [Evidence IEA];~go_function: GO:0020037 - heme binding [Evidence IEA];~go_process: GO:0055114 - oxidation-reduction process [Evidence IEA]) has translation MAALDSSLGQSAGLTALACFVTAVILVYLVANILYRLFLHPLAQYPGPFLNRISPIPLSYHLVRGRLPFYVKQLHDVYGPVVRLTPTELSFNSADSWKDIYGSRPGHRNFHKDPIHVGSIQAVPGAVTITMADDVDHARQRRSLSHAFSTKALLEQEYLIKLYIDIFRDKMNEFARSGKTCNIADWFSYTTFDIIGHLSLGEPFGCLTSSDLRFWVPLISESIKAGAIEQATRRLASTGGVLQTLMLKIFAPKELREQRIKHLSYSREKILKRMGQGGNNQHRDFLHYLMTQQDKENLNQEEIIVNGALFIIAGSETTGSFTTGLFNQLLQPENREVLDRLTDEIRGAFQRDEDITYEELAKLPWLTAVLEEGLRLFPSAPIGFTRAVPHGGDTVDGHMLPAGTTVSTCMWAATHAEDNFRDPYKFRPERWMDKENTTDKLRASNPFSLGPRGCIGRNLSYMEQRLITAKLLWHNDISMTGDKTWTQWDPKNDHENMRVFTNWIKAPLTVRLTPRKVAK, from the exons ATGGCTGCGTTGGACAGTTCTCTTGGTCAATCCGCAGGGCTAACTGCCCTAGCTTGTTTTGTTACTGCGGTG ATTCTCGTATATCTCGTCGCCAACATCCTCTACCGACTTTTCCTTCACCCCCTGGCCCAATATCCTGGACCGTTTCTCAATCGCATCTCGCCCATCCCTCTCAGCTACCATCTGGTTCGGGGTCGCCTACCATTCTACGTCAAGCAACTGCACGATGTCTATGGCCCAGTGGTCCGCCTTACGCCAACAGAGCTGTCGTTCAATTCCGCCGACTCGTGGAAGGACATCTACGGCAGCCGTCCAGGCCACCGCAATTTCCATAAAGACCCAATCCATGTTGGATCTATCCAAGCTGTTCCGGGCGCGGTGACCATCACGATGGCGGATGATGTTGACCACGCCCGCCAGCGCCGCTCTCTATCCCACGCCTTTAGCACCAAGGCCCTGCTGGAGCAGGAGTATTTGATTAAACTGTATATCGACATCTTTCGTGACAAGATGAACGAATTCGCCCGCTCTGGCAAGACCTGTAACATCGCTGACTGGTTCTCATACACTACATTTGACATAATTGGGCATCTGTCCCTTGGGGAGCCGTTTGGATGTCTGACGAGTAGTGACCTTCGATTCTGGGTCCCTTTGATTTCCGAGTCGATAAAGGCCGGCGCAATCGAGCAGGCAACGAGACGACTGGCAAGCACCGGCGGTGTCCTGCAAACACTGATGCTGAAGATATTTGCGCCGAAGGAACTTCGTGAGCAGCGGATTAAGCATCTGAGCTACTCGCGAGAGAAGATACTAAAACGGATGGGACAGGGGGGCAATAACCAGCACCGAGACTTCCTGCATTATTTGATGACGCAGCAGGATAAAGAGAACCTGAACCAGGAAGAGATTATAGTGAACGGCGCTCTATTCATAATTGCTGGATCGGAGACTACAGGGAGCTTCACGACAGGGCTGTTCAACCAGCTCTTGCAGCCTGAGAATCGGGAAGTCCTCGACAGACTCACAGACGAGATACGGGGTGCGTTCCAGCGCGACGAAGATATCACGTATGAGGAGTTGGCCAAGCTTCCGTGGTTGACAGCTGTTCTTGAGGAAGGCCTCAGACTATTCCCCAGTGCGCCCATTGGGTTCACCAGGGCCGTCCCTCATGGGGGAGATACAGTCGATGGCCATATGcttccagcaggaacaaCAGTGTCAACGTGTATGTGGGCGGCAACTCACGCAGAGGACAACTTCCGCGATCCCTACAAGTTCAGACCAGAACGGTGGATGGACAAGGAGAATACAACAGACAAACTCAGGGCAAGCAATCCGTTTTCACTGGGACCCAGGGGCTGCATCGGCCGCAA CTTGTCGTACATGGAACAGCGGCTTATCACGGCAAAGCTGCTATGGCACAATGATATTTCCATGACTGGGGATAAAACATGGACGCAATGGGATCCTAAAAACGACCACGAGAACATGCGAGTCTTTACCAACTGGATCAAGGCGCCTCTCACGGTCAGATTGACGCCGCGGAAGGTAGCTAAATGA
- a CDS encoding uncharacterized protein (COG:F;~EggNog:ENOG410PK7I;~InterPro:IPR006680,IPR011059,IPR032466;~PFAM:PF01979;~go_function: GO:0016787 - hydrolase activity [Evidence IEA];~go_function: GO:0016810 - hydrolase activity, acting on carbon-nitrogen (but not peptide) bonds [Evidence IEA]), with amino-acid sequence MAFILLQHGTVLGHNDGHVIVLKDHDVLIQGNKITEIGQNLTSPDAEGTVIPCRDKIICPGFVDTHHHLWQTQLKGRLGDLGFMDYMVAGNIQSFNYTPDDIFWGQLGGCLESVNSGVTTVVDHAHMSYSPEHVTEAIRASASSGLRSIFCYTPIWRIKSWASTVDYDDNLFPEWWYATLETLARSAPFGRGRVQLGLAFDSFKLPKEAVKNLWDKCRSLGLKLFTTHFVANYMTNSVNLLSEYGLLDKNVLFSHVNGIAPSDAQTLVQHGAYFSTTPETELQMGLGEIVAFRPDVKSNASIGIDCHANNSGDILTQLRLSMQHARGVENREAMEAGKYPSVQIKLEEVFNLGTIQGAKAVNMEDQIGSIEVGKLADLVIFDATSPNMACAAEEDPVAAVLLHANSGDIETVIIDGIIRKQKNRLVDVQVLEGPNGRTAESLSWPEVTKSILTSRQKVLDRGQGQDFQAGMQFLYKTFG; translated from the exons ATGGCGTTTATACTACTGCAGCACGGAACTGTCCTCGGACATAACGACGGCCATGTTATAGTGCTGAAAGACCACGATGTACTTATCCAAGGAAACAAAATCACAGAAATCGGCCAGAATCTCACCTCTCCTGACGCCGAGGGAACCGTGATACCTTGCAGGGACAAGATCATCTGTCCTGGATTTGTCGATACGCATCATCACCTATGGCAGACACAG CTCAAAGGTAGGCTTGGTGATCTGGGCTTTATGGACTACATGGTTGCAG GCAATATACAATCATTCAACTATACCCCAGACGACATCTTCTGGGGCCAGCTCGGGGGCTGCTTGGAGAGCGTCAACAGCGGTGTCACCACCGTAGTTGACCATGCTCACATGAGTTACTCCCCTGAACATG TGACCGAAGCAATTCGGGCTTCGGCCTCGTCCGGGCTACGTTCGATATTCTGCTACACCCCAATCTGGCGTATCAAAAGCTGGGCCTCTACTGTCGACTACGATGATAATCTCTTCCCAGAATGGTGGTATGCCACCCTGGAGACCCTCGCAAGGTCTGCCCCATTTGGCCGTGGGCGAGTTCAATTGGGGCTGGCTTTTGATAGCTTCAAGCTGCCAAAGGAAGCTGTCAAGAACCTTTGGGACAAATGCCGCTCCCTCGGTCTTAAGCTCTTTACAACACACTTTGTGGCAAATTACATGACGA ACTCGGTCAACCTGCTTTCCGAATATGGCCTCCTTGACAAGAACGTCCTTTTCTCGCATGTCAACGGAATCGCCCCATCCGATGCTCAGACTCTTGTTCAGCACGGAGCCTACTTCTCAACTACCCCCGAGACAGAGCTTCAGATGGGCCTGGGTGAGATTGTGGCTTTCCGCCCAGACGTCAAGTCCAACGCCTCGATAGGAATCGACTGCCATGCGAACAACTCTGGCGACATCCTGACGCAGCTTCGCCTCAGCATGCAGCATGCTCGTGGAGTTGAGAACCGAGAAGCCATGGAAGCGGGAAAGTACCCGTCTGTGCAGATAAAATTAGAAGAGGTATTCAACCTGGGCACTATACAAGGCGCTAAAGCCGTCAATATGGAAGACCAAATTGGGAGCATCGAGGTGGGCAAGCTGGCTGATCTGGTCATCTTCGACGCCACCTCTCCCAATATGGCCTGcgctgcggaggaggatccggttgctgctgtcttgcTTCATGCCAATTCTGGAGATATTGAAACGGTCATAATAGATGGGATTATTCGGAAGCAGAAGAATCGCTTGGTCGACGTACAGGTGCTGGAGGGTCCAAATGGGCGGACAGCAGAGTCCCTCTCGTGGCCTGAAGTGACGAAGAGCATTCTTACGAGTCGCCAGAAAGTACTGGACAGAGGGCAGGGACAGGATTTCCAAGCTGGGATGCAGTTCTTGTACAAGACATTTGGATAA